Sequence from the Bos indicus x Bos taurus breed Angus x Brahman F1 hybrid chromosome 16, Bos_hybrid_MaternalHap_v2.0, whole genome shotgun sequence genome:
GCAGTCAGTCCACTGGCTTTGGCAGATTCAAAACCCCTCTCCCTGGTCTTCTTCATTTTGACAGTGTCAGATGACAAATGGTAGTCAAGTGTCTTTTTCAATAATGAAAGTTTATTACGATAATTTCCTGACCAAAGGAACAACATCTTGAGGAAGAGGCACCTTTTTTCTCACTCTGGCGGAGGTGCCTAACAGGCTTGAGGCAATCTTGAGGGATGAGGAGGGTTAGGTGATTTAGAAGATACAGGATAAATACATAAAGTTAATTGGTatgtaaaaataagttttaaatatcCCTGAGTGGGGGTAGGAGTGATCTGCTTCTGGTCACATCTCACGTGGCCAAATATGAGGGCTGAGCTGGGACAACACCTCCACTCCCAAGGAAGAATCAGGGTCCTGTCCACCCCCAGTGTGGCCTTCATGCTGGTTCCTGGCTTGGGTGCAGCCATCAGGTCCTCAGTAGACACAGAATCCACCAGGATTTTGATGAATGAGAATCAACTCCCCACCATTCACCTGGATGTCTTCACAGGAGGCATTCTGAGTGGTCATATTCAGGTAGACTTTGTCCTTAAAACGCAGATAGGCCACTGTGACAGAGTCAACAATTTTGACCATGTTCAGGGAGAAGAGAGGTTCCCGACCCTTCCGGTACAGAAGCCTGAGGCTGAGTTCCTGGGAGAAGTAGCCCTTCAGAGAGATGAGATAGAACCCATCACAGGTGATGATGATTGAGTTGTTCTGCACCTTCATGGTTCCATCCGCGTCTGGGGATGTGATGATGAAACCGTTCTCATTCTCACACTCTAAGGAGGGtagggtaaaagaaaaaaaaacaaagaatgactCCTTAACTCAGCATTAAGCAACAATCATCCAATATGTCTAGAAATATATGAAGAGAAAATGATAAGGACagattttgaaaagaataaaagtaagaGAAGACTATGTTTCTACATGAGGGTTGGAATCCACTTTCCCTGTGGGATGGAAAAGGCAAAGCTAACACTAGTAGCCAAGAGAGTTTCAGAGGGGGCTGGGATTCAAGAGTGGAAAGATTACAGCAACTGGCAGTTGTCACAACACACCTGTGGCAGGAAATGGACTCTCAAGGTTTCCCTGATTTTTTCAAAATCAGGAGGTATTGGCAACTTCAGTGCTGCCTTCTTTGTTCAATGGATTGATTAGGGCAAAGGGTGGTGGAAGTGCCTCTTGCCTGGGTCCTGCACACCCCGTCCACACAAAGTAATCGCTTTAACTCTTTATCctctctccaggcttccctggtggctcagatggtaaagaatctgcctgcaacacaggagacctgggtttgatccctcggttgggaagatcctctggagaagggaatggctacccattccagtattcttgcctggagaattccacggacagaggagcctgatgggctacagtccattgggttgcaaagagttggacacaacagagcgaataacactttcacttttcttttattcttctctcCATGTCACCATGAAATGAAAATTCTTCACATGCCCTGGCAACTAGACTTCCCAACAACATGTATTACTGGCCTTCGTCAACAATCACTTAAGCTTAGTTATGCTTCAATACTAAGTAAAGCTTAGTCTGTGGGTTCAGGTTCTGATATAAGAGCTCAAGAACATAGACTTATTTCTCCCTTCTACCTTTTTATTGTCAGTTTTTACTGGAAGGTGCCTTGGGAATAGTGGTtgccacaggaaaaagaaaaggaagagcagcAGAACACAGAATGATAACTTTAACAGCTTTGTGTGGGGCCATTTCAAGCATAAATCAAAAACTAAATGTCTTCCATTTCCATGGCAGCCTCAGTATCACCCGGAATGGTCAAGTAACGACACTTCAAAATCTCCACTCTGGACCATGTCCCTCGGTGATAGGAAAGAGTAagttcccactgctgggcacaatTCAGTAATTCTTGCTGTGAATCAAGTCCCTGAGAAATACTTCGAATTGAAAACGAGGATCACTTATAGAAGGCAAGATATACTTTCCTTTGGCTCAAGAGGACTTAATAAATGAATATCCATACATAAACCACTGGTGGTTGTCCTAGTATTAATCTTGGATCCAAATAATGTTCTCTTGTTAGAGTTATCACATTGCCTTTAAGTCCCCCAACTCTCATTAAGGTAAAATTTTGTCCTGTAATAGAATTACTGGGGAATGACATATCTTACAGCCAGACAGACTTGTAAGAAGCCTTCGTTTTCTTACCTAAAAAAGTGAGAGTAATTTCTACTCAAAGGGTTCCTAGGAGGATTAAGTGAGGAATATAATGTAATCTGTATAGTGACAAGCACTTATCTGTTAACTAATTActccccttttcttctttgaccttaatgaaaataatatgcaGGCCCCAACAATTTCAGGATTTAATGTTTCCctaagaaaatggagagatctTATGTTCTAGGGGAAATTAAGAAGCTGGAGAGAAGATTCTTTTAAAACTATGAACCAA
This genomic interval carries:
- the TNFSF4 gene encoding tumor necrosis factor ligand superfamily member 4 isoform X1, with product MKMEGVQPLDENVGNVPGRRFLRNKLLLVASIIQGLGLLLCLTYICLHFYAQVPSQYPPIQSIRVQFTKCENENGFIITSPDADGTMKVQNNSIIITCDGFYLISLKGYFSQELSLRLLYRKGREPLFSLNMVKIVDSVTVAYLRFKDKVYLNMTTQNASCEDIQVNGGELILIHQNPGGFCVY
- the TNFSF4 gene encoding tumor necrosis factor ligand superfamily member 4 isoform X2: MEAKMEEVPSQYPPIQSIRVQFTKCENENGFIITSPDADGTMKVQNNSIIITCDGFYLISLKGYFSQELSLRLLYRKGREPLFSLNMVKIVDSVTVAYLRFKDKVYLNMTTQNASCEDIQVNGGELILIHQNPGGFCVY